One window of Candidatus Mycobacterium wuenschmannii genomic DNA carries:
- a CDS encoding MmpS family transport accessory protein: MQISKLVRNAWLPLLIVVVVAVGGFAVTRVKSFFGAHNTGAITTSKLDDSKPFKPKVVKYEIFGPAVRANVNYLDLSAEPRRVDNAPLPFTLVLKTTAPSVFPNIVAQSDGDYIGCRITVDDEVKDEKSTTGVHALTFCMVKSV; this comes from the coding sequence GTGCAGATATCGAAGCTGGTCCGTAATGCGTGGTTGCCACTGCTCATCGTGGTGGTGGTGGCGGTCGGTGGCTTCGCCGTCACGCGGGTGAAGTCCTTCTTCGGCGCCCACAACACCGGCGCCATCACCACCTCGAAACTCGACGACTCCAAGCCGTTCAAGCCGAAGGTCGTCAAGTACGAGATCTTCGGTCCGGCGGTCCGCGCCAACGTGAACTACCTCGACCTCAGCGCCGAACCGCGGCGGGTCGACAACGCTCCGCTGCCCTTCACGCTGGTCCTCAAAACCACTGCGCCATCGGTGTTTCCGAACATCGTCGCGCAAAGCGACGGCGACTACATCGGCTGCCGCATCACCGTCGACGACGAAGTCAAAGACGAAAAATCGACCACCGGCGTGCACGCCCTGACCTTCTGCATGGTGAAATCGGTATGA
- a CDS encoding SRPBCC family protein, which translates to MRESVTVHMDAPADDIWALVSDVRNTGRFSPETFDAEWLDGATGPAIGVRFRGHVKRNEIGPVYWTTCRITACEPGREFGFQVLVGNTPVNNWHYQFTPTPTGTDVTESFWVKNYGMPRFVQFVFGELRRRRNIRDMTTTLERIRAVVESS; encoded by the coding sequence ATGCGTGAATCCGTGACCGTGCATATGGATGCGCCGGCTGACGACATCTGGGCGCTGGTGTCCGACGTCCGCAACACCGGCCGGTTCTCGCCGGAGACATTCGACGCGGAGTGGCTGGACGGGGCGACCGGGCCCGCTATCGGGGTCCGCTTCCGTGGGCACGTGAAGCGCAATGAGATCGGCCCGGTCTACTGGACAACCTGCCGGATCACGGCGTGCGAGCCGGGTCGCGAGTTCGGCTTTCAGGTGCTCGTCGGCAATACGCCCGTCAACAATTGGCATTACCAATTCACGCCGACGCCGACGGGCACCGATGTCACCGAGTCGTTCTGGGTGAAAAACTACGGCATGCCGCGCTTCGTGCAATTTGTCTTCGGGGAGCTACGACGCCGTCGCAATATTCGCGACATGACGACGACGCTGGAGCGGATCCGCGCGGTCGTCGAATCGAGCTGA
- a CDS encoding MMPL/RND family transporter: MSSTLSEAHTDQIPVARHAQRERIPHFIRTFAVPIIIGWIALIALLNVIVPQLEEVGKMRSVSMSPEDAQSVVATKRVGEVFKEYKSNSSVMIVLEGQKPLGADAHAYYDEVVKKLEADHKHVEHVQDLWSDPLTGAGAQSNDAKAAYVQVYLAGNQGEALANESVEAVQRIVKGVPTPNGVKAFVTGSAAMSADQNIAGDRSLQVIETVTFAVIIGMLLMVYRSVVTVLLTLAMVVFELAAARGTVAFLGYHKVILLSTFATNLLVTLAIAAATDYAIFLIGRYQEARGKGASREDAYYEMFSGTAHVVLGSGLTIAGATFCLHFTNLPYFQTLGIPLAIGMVVVVAAALTLGPAVISVASRFRQTLEPKRDNRIRGWRKIGAVVVRWPGPILIATIAVALVGLLTLPGYRTNYNDRHYLPADLPANSGYAAADRHFSQARMNPELLMIESDHDLRNSADFLVIDKIAKAIFRVPGIGRVQAITRPQGTPIEHTSIPFQISMQGVTQQLNRKYQEDQMADMLKQTNEMQETIDSMEKMSSLTQQMTDIMHTMVQKMHAMTMDIEELRDHISEFDDYFRPIRSYFYWEKHCFDIPSCWALRSVFDTLDGIDTMTDDIESLLPIMDRLDKLMPQLTALMPSMLANMRDMKKTMQTMYQSQKGSADQQAEAQKNSTAMGKAFDESKNDESFYLPPETFNNKEFKRGMKNFISPDGHAVRFIISHDGDPMSEEGISHIDAIKKAAKEALKGTPLEGSTMYLGGTAATFKDMSDGSNYDLLIAGIASLCLIFIIMLIITRSVVASAVIVGTVLLSLGASFGLSVLIWQHLIGIELHWMVLAMSVIILLAVGADYNLLLVSRFKEEIHAGLNTGIIRSMGGTGSVVTSAGLVFAFTMMTMAVSQLTVIGQVGTTIGLGLLFDTLIVRSLMTPSIAALMGKWFWWPQVVRQRPKPAPWPAPVAERDERLVKA, encoded by the coding sequence ATGAGTTCAACACTTTCCGAGGCCCACACGGATCAGATCCCGGTTGCGCGGCACGCCCAGCGTGAACGGATACCGCACTTCATCCGCACCTTCGCCGTGCCCATCATCATCGGCTGGATCGCGCTGATCGCACTGCTCAACGTGATCGTCCCGCAGCTGGAAGAAGTCGGGAAGATGCGTTCGGTGTCGATGAGCCCCGAGGATGCGCAGTCGGTGGTCGCGACCAAGCGCGTCGGCGAGGTGTTCAAGGAGTACAAGTCGAACAGCTCGGTGATGATCGTCCTGGAGGGTCAGAAGCCGCTCGGCGCCGACGCGCATGCGTACTACGACGAGGTGGTCAAGAAGCTCGAAGCCGACCACAAACACGTTGAGCACGTTCAGGATCTGTGGAGCGACCCGCTGACCGGGGCCGGTGCGCAGAGCAACGACGCCAAGGCCGCGTACGTCCAGGTCTACCTCGCGGGCAACCAGGGCGAGGCGTTGGCCAACGAATCGGTCGAGGCGGTCCAGCGGATCGTCAAGGGCGTCCCGACGCCCAACGGGGTGAAGGCATTCGTCACCGGCTCGGCCGCGATGTCGGCCGATCAGAACATCGCCGGTGATCGCAGCCTGCAGGTGATCGAGACCGTCACGTTCGCGGTGATCATCGGGATGCTGCTGATGGTCTACCGGTCGGTGGTCACGGTGCTACTCACGTTGGCGATGGTGGTCTTCGAGCTCGCCGCGGCCCGCGGCACGGTGGCATTCCTCGGCTATCACAAAGTGATTCTGCTGTCGACATTCGCCACCAACCTGTTGGTGACGCTGGCGATCGCGGCGGCCACCGACTACGCGATCTTCCTGATCGGTCGCTACCAGGAGGCGCGAGGCAAGGGCGCGTCGCGCGAAGACGCGTACTACGAGATGTTCTCCGGCACAGCACATGTGGTGCTGGGATCGGGGCTGACCATCGCGGGTGCGACGTTCTGCCTGCACTTCACCAACCTGCCCTATTTCCAGACCCTGGGTATCCCGCTGGCGATCGGCATGGTGGTCGTGGTGGCCGCCGCGCTGACCCTCGGTCCGGCCGTGATCTCGGTGGCGTCGCGGTTCCGTCAGACGCTGGAGCCCAAGCGCGACAATCGCATTCGCGGCTGGCGCAAGATCGGCGCGGTCGTGGTTCGCTGGCCCGGTCCGATCCTAATCGCCACCATCGCGGTCGCGCTCGTCGGGCTGCTCACCCTGCCCGGCTACCGGACCAACTACAACGATCGCCATTACCTGCCGGCCGATCTGCCGGCCAACTCCGGATACGCCGCGGCGGACCGGCATTTCTCCCAGGCGCGGATGAACCCCGAGTTGCTGATGATCGAAAGCGATCACGATCTGCGAAACTCCGCCGACTTCCTGGTGATCGACAAAATCGCCAAGGCCATCTTCCGGGTGCCGGGAATCGGTCGGGTGCAGGCGATTACGCGACCGCAGGGTACCCCGATCGAGCACACCTCGATCCCGTTCCAGATCAGCATGCAGGGCGTCACCCAGCAGCTGAACCGGAAATATCAAGAAGACCAGATGGCTGACATGCTCAAGCAGACCAACGAGATGCAGGAAACCATCGACAGCATGGAGAAGATGTCGAGTCTGACCCAGCAGATGACCGACATCATGCACACCATGGTCCAGAAGATGCACGCCATGACGATGGACATCGAGGAGTTGCGCGACCACATCTCGGAGTTCGACGACTACTTCCGGCCGATCCGCAGCTATTTCTATTGGGAGAAGCACTGTTTCGACATCCCGTCGTGCTGGGCACTGCGCTCAGTGTTCGACACCCTCGACGGCATCGACACGATGACCGATGACATCGAGAGCCTGCTGCCGATCATGGATCGCCTGGACAAGCTGATGCCACAGTTGACCGCGCTGATGCCGTCGATGCTCGCGAACATGCGCGACATGAAGAAGACGATGCAGACGATGTATCAGAGCCAGAAAGGCTCGGCCGACCAGCAGGCCGAGGCGCAGAAGAACTCGACGGCGATGGGCAAGGCGTTCGACGAATCGAAGAACGACGAGTCGTTCTATCTGCCGCCGGAAACGTTCAACAACAAGGAATTCAAGCGCGGCATGAAGAACTTCATCTCACCCGACGGTCACGCGGTGCGGTTCATCATCAGCCACGACGGCGACCCGATGAGCGAGGAAGGCATTTCGCACATCGACGCGATCAAGAAGGCGGCCAAGGAAGCGCTCAAGGGCACGCCGCTAGAGGGGTCGACGATGTATCTCGGCGGCACCGCCGCCACGTTCAAGGACATGAGCGACGGCAGCAACTACGACCTGCTGATCGCCGGAATCGCCTCGCTCTGCCTGATTTTCATCATCATGCTGATCATCACCCGAAGTGTGGTGGCATCGGCGGTGATCGTCGGAACCGTGCTGCTGTCGCTCGGAGCCTCGTTCGGGTTGTCGGTGCTGATCTGGCAGCACCTGATCGGTATCGAACTGCACTGGATGGTGTTGGCGATGTCGGTGATCATCCTGCTGGCGGTGGGCGCCGACTACAACCTGCTGTTGGTGTCGCGGTTCAAGGAGGAGATCCACGCCGGCCTGAACACCGGCATCATCCGGTCGATGGGTGGCACCGGATCCGTCGTCACCTCGGCGGGGTTGGTGTTCGCGTTCACGATGATGACGATGGCGGTCAGCCAGTTGACGGTGATCGGTCAGGTCGGCACCACCATCGGCCTCGGATTGCTGTTCGACACCCTGATCGTGCGGTCACTGATGACGCCGTCGATCGCTGCGCTGATGGGCAAGTGGTTCTGGTGGCCGCAAGTGGTGCGTCAACGACCGAAACCCGCACCGTGGCCGGCGCCGGTCGCCGAGCGAGACGAGCGACTCGTAAAGGCCTGA
- a CDS encoding TetR family transcriptional regulator — protein sequence MATEVGLRERRRRQTSADIRGAAVRLVRERGFDKVTIDEICAEAGISVRTFFNYFPNKESAIAYGPSDIPPELVEEFVAAGPASYLVVLDELITLAAHHLRDMPPDREQAETMLELAKTTPAMLAAFLADLERFQNHLIDIVARRQGMRPDEEIPVVIAALALAAIRSGIERWTNDKPGDADDDTPLRYVERAAALISSIFSE from the coding sequence ATGGCCACTGAGGTAGGTCTGCGCGAGCGTCGCCGCCGCCAGACCAGCGCGGACATCCGCGGGGCCGCCGTGCGTCTGGTCCGCGAGCGCGGGTTCGACAAGGTGACGATCGACGAGATCTGCGCCGAGGCCGGCATCTCGGTGCGGACGTTCTTCAACTATTTTCCGAACAAGGAATCCGCGATCGCCTACGGCCCGTCGGATATCCCGCCGGAATTGGTCGAGGAATTCGTCGCGGCCGGACCGGCCTCCTACCTGGTGGTGCTGGACGAGTTGATCACGTTGGCGGCGCACCACCTTCGGGACATGCCGCCGGATCGCGAACAGGCCGAGACGATGCTGGAATTGGCGAAGACGACGCCCGCGATGCTCGCCGCCTTTCTCGCCGATCTGGAGCGGTTTCAGAATCATCTGATCGACATCGTCGCCCGCCGGCAGGGAATGCGGCCCGACGAGGAGATACCGGTCGTGATTGCCGCGTTGGCGCTGGCCGCCATCCGTTCCGGCATCGAGCGCTGGACGAACGACAAGCCCGGGGATGCCGACGACGACACGCCGCTGCGGTACGTCGAGCGTGCTGCCGCCCTGATCAGCAGCATTTTCTCTGAATAA
- a CDS encoding peptidoglycan-binding domain-containing protein: protein MAMRSTRFIGDDVLNGCQSGQWVLSADDDDLAVMRVQEALTVLGYNPGKLDGVFGTNTGNAVKAFKRAQGLSPADAVVGPGTSTALDNAMYHNPPYLDPWFGEVAPWVLNQVVEPFVGFELNYLITRPLNTIRHDVGFAMLSLLRDEICLAMVSQNRTAGIPDLRVDEDSRASVANLTGSAIYVPFTGPDAITRGIIGFRDTTIMGRRFHTNKQGKKAKVTLRSALIHELTHMRNVDSGALQVTEDDGSVFLDPNVAVALSASGDMTREVYVHFIQEVVASHVEWVGQQEEAGNPFAARFLDPAALTEAVHYYFTSVDSGWFRDNGYMAACVAAGDLGIYRQAALWLRAASSLVFADNSELDAISTRLFQDAADEAERLANNPGAQHVPPDGVATLPRDYS from the coding sequence ATGGCGATGCGATCAACGCGCTTCATCGGAGACGACGTTCTGAACGGTTGCCAGTCCGGACAGTGGGTGTTGTCGGCAGACGACGACGATCTCGCCGTGATGCGGGTGCAGGAGGCGCTGACCGTTCTCGGTTACAACCCGGGCAAACTCGACGGAGTCTTCGGCACCAACACCGGCAACGCCGTCAAGGCGTTCAAGCGCGCCCAGGGCCTGTCGCCGGCGGATGCGGTCGTCGGACCCGGCACGTCGACGGCGTTGGACAACGCGATGTATCACAACCCGCCTTATCTCGACCCTTGGTTCGGTGAAGTGGCCCCCTGGGTGCTGAATCAGGTCGTCGAGCCCTTCGTCGGCTTCGAGTTGAACTATCTGATCACCCGGCCGCTCAACACGATTCGCCACGACGTCGGCTTCGCGATGCTATCGCTGCTACGGGACGAGATCTGCCTGGCGATGGTCTCGCAGAACCGCACCGCGGGCATCCCCGACCTACGCGTGGACGAGGATTCGAGAGCCAGCGTCGCAAACCTCACGGGATCGGCCATCTATGTGCCGTTCACCGGGCCGGACGCCATCACCCGCGGGATCATCGGGTTTCGTGACACCACCATCATGGGACGCCGGTTTCATACCAACAAGCAGGGAAAGAAGGCCAAGGTCACGCTGCGATCGGCCTTGATTCACGAGCTCACCCACATGCGCAACGTCGACAGCGGTGCGCTGCAGGTGACCGAGGACGACGGCTCGGTGTTCCTCGATCCGAATGTCGCGGTAGCTCTTTCGGCGTCGGGCGACATGACGAGAGAGGTGTATGTCCACTTCATTCAAGAGGTGGTCGCCTCACACGTCGAATGGGTCGGGCAACAGGAAGAGGCCGGTAATCCCTTCGCCGCACGGTTCCTCGACCCCGCTGCCCTGACCGAAGCGGTGCACTACTACTTCACCAGCGTCGACTCGGGATGGTTCCGCGACAACGGCTATATGGCGGCGTGCGTCGCCGCAGGCGACCTCGGCATCTACCGGCAGGCCGCGCTCTGGCTCAGGGCCGCATCGAGTCTCGTATTCGCCGACAACTCCGAGCTTGACGCGATCAGTACCCGGTTGTTCCAG
- a CDS encoding thiolase family protein, whose amino-acid sequence MSASDEIWILGIRMTKFGKHADKDTVDLAAEAATAALADAGVTMADIGVIAAGNLMAANAGIGQQLQKQIGQTGIPVYNVANACATGATALRTAIMAVKAGEVKYGLAVGVEKLSGAGLLGGAGTKKKDSDVWEPKGRYGAVAPVDGRIGTESMPGVFAQIGTEYGHKYGGTSFELFAKISEKNHAHSTLNPLAAYQKRFTLEQIMNDVMIAYPNTRPMCSANCDGAAATVVCNGETLKSLSLQQRKRAVKVAASVLTTDPFEDGCQVLPNVNTLTRNAAATAYEQAGIGPGDLDLVELHDCFATAELVHYDNLMLCEKGGAADFFNTGATWRDGSTPVNVSGGLQSKGHPIAATGIANIWEICHHLRGEAGDRQIADAKVGLAHVIGLGSACGVHILERSAAA is encoded by the coding sequence ATGAGTGCCAGCGACGAGATCTGGATCCTCGGAATCCGGATGACGAAATTCGGCAAGCATGCCGACAAGGACACCGTCGACCTTGCGGCCGAGGCGGCCACCGCCGCGCTCGCGGACGCCGGCGTGACGATGGCCGATATCGGTGTGATCGCTGCCGGAAATCTGATGGCGGCCAATGCCGGGATCGGTCAGCAATTGCAGAAGCAGATCGGTCAGACCGGTATTCCGGTCTACAACGTGGCCAATGCGTGTGCCACAGGTGCGACGGCGCTGCGCACCGCGATCATGGCCGTCAAGGCCGGCGAGGTGAAGTACGGGCTGGCCGTCGGGGTGGAGAAACTGTCCGGCGCGGGGCTGCTCGGCGGGGCCGGCACCAAGAAGAAGGATTCCGACGTCTGGGAGCCCAAGGGCCGCTACGGCGCGGTGGCTCCGGTGGATGGCCGAATCGGCACCGAATCGATGCCCGGGGTGTTTGCTCAGATCGGCACCGAGTACGGCCACAAATATGGCGGCACCAGCTTCGAGTTGTTCGCCAAGATCAGCGAGAAGAACCATGCCCATTCGACGCTGAATCCGCTCGCGGCGTACCAGAAGCGATTCACGTTGGAGCAAATCATGAACGACGTGATGATCGCCTACCCGAACACCCGGCCGATGTGTTCGGCGAACTGCGATGGAGCGGCGGCTACGGTGGTGTGCAACGGCGAGACGCTGAAATCGTTGTCGTTGCAGCAGCGCAAGCGCGCGGTCAAGGTCGCGGCGTCGGTCCTGACGACGGACCCGTTCGAAGACGGCTGCCAGGTGCTGCCGAATGTCAACACGCTGACCCGCAATGCGGCCGCGACGGCCTACGAGCAGGCCGGCATCGGGCCGGGGGATCTGGATCTGGTCGAGTTGCACGACTGCTTCGCCACCGCCGAGCTGGTGCACTACGACAACCTGATGCTGTGCGAAAAGGGCGGCGCGGCAGACTTTTTCAACACCGGCGCGACGTGGCGGGACGGCTCGACGCCGGTGAACGTGTCGGGCGGTCTGCAGTCCAAGGGTCATCCGATCGCGGCGACGGGTATCGCCAACATCTGGGAGATCTGCCACCACCTGCGCGGCGAGGCCGGCGACCGCCAGATCGCCGACGCCAAGGTCGGACTCGCGCACGTCATCGGCCTCGGATCGGCATGCGGGGTGCACATCCTCGAGAGGTCCGCCGCGGCTTAG
- a CDS encoding mycofactocin-coupled SDR family oxidoreductase — MGALDGRVALITGGARGQGRAHALALAAEGADIVVADAPNAMADLTYPLGTEDDLRVTAKLVDELGRRCVPLTLDVRDGNAVEAAVRQTVADLGSLDIVVANAGIVSTGPLDEVSDGVWAQLIDTNLTGAFHTLRAAIPVMRQQRFGRIVVTSSMGGRMGIPDLAAYNATKWGVIGLAKSAALEVAKDGVTINVVCPTTTQTPMVQPAGGEDIPDDLVRRMMKANPIPQPWLQPEDVSRGVLYLVTDPGVITGSVLEIGLGGSARIH; from the coding sequence ATGGGTGCCTTGGACGGACGCGTTGCCTTGATCACCGGTGGAGCTCGCGGACAGGGTCGCGCGCATGCGCTGGCGCTGGCCGCCGAGGGCGCCGACATCGTCGTCGCCGACGCCCCGAACGCGATGGCCGACCTGACCTACCCGCTCGGCACCGAAGACGACCTCCGCGTCACCGCGAAGCTGGTCGACGAACTCGGTCGCCGATGTGTGCCACTGACCCTCGACGTGCGCGACGGGAACGCGGTCGAGGCCGCGGTGCGACAGACCGTCGCCGACCTGGGCAGCCTCGACATCGTGGTGGCCAACGCCGGCATCGTCAGCACCGGGCCGCTGGACGAGGTCAGCGACGGCGTGTGGGCTCAACTGATCGACACCAACCTGACCGGGGCGTTCCACACCTTGCGTGCGGCCATCCCCGTAATGCGGCAACAGCGTTTCGGGCGGATCGTCGTCACGTCGTCGATGGGTGGACGCATGGGCATCCCCGACCTCGCCGCGTACAACGCCACCAAGTGGGGCGTCATCGGCTTGGCGAAATCTGCCGCCCTCGAGGTCGCGAAGGACGGCGTGACGATCAACGTCGTCTGTCCGACCACGACCCAGACACCGATGGTGCAACCCGCCGGCGGCGAGGACATCCCGGACGACCTGGTGCGCCGGATGATGAAGGCCAACCCGATCCCCCAGCCGTGGCTGCAGCCCGAAGACGTCAGCCGCGGCGTGCTCTACCTGGTCACCGACCCCGGCGTCATCACCGGCAGCGTCCTCGAGATCGGACTGGGCGGCAGCGCGCGCATCCACTGA
- a CDS encoding cytochrome P450 codes for MQTALLNPGNLSPFWDRDIPSRLDAFHTLRDRSGGIEFIQPEDGRGFWSVTAYADVRTVTRDPETFTSTKGFSMDDMPREILQMMGSIIAMDDPKHRQYRGLVQVAFSPREIRKLTDYVGELSGIIVEQIREARSFDFVDTVGAHLPFQVISDLLDIPTSDRPRLRELIDLILGVQDTDVSDAATSVQAVVEFFEYTIALGEQRRQHPGDDITSKLMLAEIDGTRLTPQEFGSFVLLLAAAGNDTTRTGLAWAVHLLSAHPDQKRLLANDFEGLQANAIEEVLRWCSPVLHMRRTATTDTTLGSHDIAKGDKVVVWYVAANHDPSVFADPDVFDIHRANAREHYAFGAGGPHFCLGAGLARMEMRVVLDKLLAAFPDLHATAPPDLLRSTFVHGVKSLPCAIE; via the coding sequence ATGCAGACTGCGCTACTCAACCCGGGCAATCTCAGCCCCTTCTGGGACCGCGACATCCCGTCGCGGCTCGACGCCTTCCACACCCTTCGAGACCGCAGCGGCGGCATCGAATTCATTCAGCCCGAAGACGGTAGGGGCTTCTGGTCGGTGACGGCCTACGCCGACGTGCGTACGGTGACACGGGATCCCGAAACCTTCACCAGCACAAAGGGATTCTCGATGGATGACATGCCTCGGGAAATCCTGCAGATGATGGGCTCGATCATCGCGATGGACGATCCCAAGCATCGTCAGTATCGCGGCCTCGTGCAGGTTGCGTTCTCGCCCCGCGAGATTCGCAAGCTGACGGATTACGTGGGTGAACTCTCCGGCATCATCGTCGAGCAGATCCGCGAAGCACGCAGCTTCGACTTCGTCGACACCGTCGGCGCGCACCTGCCGTTTCAAGTGATCTCCGACCTGCTCGACATCCCGACGTCGGACCGGCCCCGGCTGCGAGAGCTGATCGACCTCATCCTCGGCGTCCAGGACACCGATGTGAGCGATGCCGCGACAAGCGTGCAGGCCGTCGTCGAATTCTTCGAGTACACCATCGCGCTCGGCGAGCAGCGGCGACAGCATCCCGGCGACGACATCACCTCGAAGCTGATGCTCGCCGAGATCGACGGCACCCGCCTCACCCCGCAGGAGTTCGGCTCCTTCGTGCTGCTGCTGGCCGCCGCGGGAAACGACACCACCCGCACCGGATTGGCCTGGGCGGTCCACCTGCTCAGCGCACATCCCGACCAGAAGCGGTTGCTGGCCAACGACTTCGAGGGTTTACAGGCCAACGCCATCGAAGAGGTGTTGCGCTGGTGCTCCCCCGTTCTGCACATGCGCCGGACCGCGACCACCGACACCACACTGGGTTCGCACGACATCGCGAAGGGCGACAAGGTGGTGGTCTGGTACGTCGCGGCCAACCACGACCCGAGCGTGTTCGCCGACCCGGATGTTTTCGACATCCACCGCGCCAACGCCCGCGAGCACTACGCGTTCGGCGCCGGTGGACCGCACTTCTGCCTCGGCGCCGGCCTGGCCCGGATGGAGATGCGGGTCGTGCTCGACAAGCTGCTGGCGGCCTTTCCCGATCTGCACGCCACCGCACCGCCCGATCTGTTGCGCTCGACCTTCGTACACGGCGTCAAGAGCCTGCCGTGTGCGATCGAATAG